The following proteins are encoded in a genomic region of Sorangiineae bacterium MSr12523:
- a CDS encoding amino acid deaminase, which yields MKIIEPASLDRDAVMALRDERIDWRFKGMPSKLFGTRVADAVNAGLDLFSDDFVGPLVVLDEPALEHNLRTMATWCKRHGLALAPHGKTTMAPQLFARQLDHGAWAITAANISQLRVYRAFGVSRVLMANQLVDPAALRWLTGELDRDPAFSFACFVDSVAGVGRMTDVLAAHPSVRGRPIDVMVELGGAGGRTGARGLSAAIEVAEAVMASPALRLVGVAGYETALVRGASPEDLATVDAYLSDIRELVLRLAEGGHFVDLGTEPIRVTAGGSAYFDQVAAAFTQTWPAGLHVLGILRSGCYLTHDDGLYRRLSPFGREHRMEGGTPFRPAIHAWAQISSHPEPALALLTMGRRDVPFDQDLPEPQFRRRNGGVTVPLIQSRITALNDQHAFLAVGDEDRVEVGEWVRFGLSHPCTTFDKWPLIPVVNGTRVVDLVRTFF from the coding sequence GTGAAAATCATCGAGCCGGCAAGCTTGGATCGGGATGCGGTGATGGCTCTTCGCGACGAGCGGATCGACTGGCGCTTCAAAGGCATGCCGTCGAAGCTGTTCGGTACGCGTGTCGCCGACGCGGTAAATGCCGGTCTCGATCTGTTCAGCGACGATTTCGTCGGACCGCTGGTCGTCCTCGACGAGCCTGCGCTGGAGCACAATCTGCGGACCATGGCCACGTGGTGCAAACGTCACGGTCTCGCCCTGGCGCCGCACGGCAAGACCACGATGGCACCGCAATTGTTCGCGCGGCAGCTCGATCATGGAGCGTGGGCCATCACCGCGGCCAATATCAGCCAACTCCGTGTCTACCGCGCATTCGGGGTCAGCCGTGTGCTGATGGCGAATCAATTGGTCGACCCGGCCGCGCTTCGTTGGCTCACCGGCGAGTTGGATCGCGATCCAGCGTTTTCCTTTGCGTGCTTCGTCGATTCGGTCGCGGGCGTCGGCCGCATGACCGATGTTTTGGCAGCGCATCCCTCCGTTCGTGGTCGTCCCATCGACGTCATGGTGGAACTCGGCGGCGCGGGCGGTCGCACCGGTGCACGCGGTCTTTCGGCGGCGATCGAGGTGGCCGAGGCCGTGATGGCCAGCCCTGCGCTTCGTCTCGTGGGGGTGGCCGGCTACGAGACTGCGCTCGTGCGGGGGGCGAGCCCCGAGGATCTCGCCACCGTGGATGCGTATCTATCGGACATCCGCGAGCTCGTGCTGCGCCTCGCCGAGGGCGGTCACTTCGTCGACTTGGGAACGGAGCCCATTCGCGTGACCGCCGGCGGCAGCGCGTATTTCGATCAAGTGGCGGCCGCGTTTACCCAAACGTGGCCCGCGGGGCTGCACGTGCTCGGTATTCTGCGCAGCGGTTGCTATTTGACCCACGACGACGGTCTATACCGCCGCCTTTCTCCTTTTGGTCGCGAGCACCGCATGGAGGGCGGCACGCCCTTCCGGCCTGCGATCCATGCTTGGGCCCAAATCAGCTCGCACCCCGAGCCAGCTCTGGCGCTCCTCACGATGGGTCGGCGGGACGTGCCCTTCGATCAGGATTTGCCCGAGCCGCAGTTTCGCCGCCGAAATGGCGGGGTGACGGTGCCGCTCATTCAATCGCGGATCACCGCATTGAACGATCAGCACGCGTTTCTCGCGGTGGGCGACGAAGATCGGGTCGAGGTGGGAGAATGGGTGCGCTTTGGGTTGTCGCACCCCTGTACGACCTTCGACAAGTGGCCGCTCATTCCCGTGGTGAATGGAACGCGTGTCGTCGATCTGGTGCGCACGTTCTTCTGA
- a CDS encoding D-aminoacylase codes for MDIVFRGVRVADGSGAPSFHADVGLSNGRIAAIDRDRPLTGRRIIDASDLVLAPGFIDMHSHSDLQVLAKPDHLAKISQGVTCEVIGQDGLSYAPVNDAVLETLRAQLAGWNDDPPGFSWDWRSVGEYLDRLDRGIAVNAVYLVPQGTVRMLCLGWEDRPATASELDAMRTMIDEGMAQGAAGLSSGLTYTPGMYAGTDELVALCEVVARRRGFYSPHHRSYGKGAVEAYAEMVDVSRRSGCALHLAHATMNFPVNAGRAEELLHLLDRAMADGVDITLDTYPYLAGATYLSALLPSWVTEGGLDAAIARLSDADTREKIRRELEESGSDGCHGVPVDWRSIEINGVRHARNAHLVGHSVAEAASRAQKQPAELYFDVLRDERLGTSCLMHVGHEDNVQAIMRHPAHTGGSDGLLVGNRPHPRAWGTFPRYLGHYVRELGVLGLEECIAHLTGRAARRLGFSDRGLVREGYAADLVLFHPDQVADTSTYDDPRQRAAGIPYVFVNGVAVIDDGRPTGALPGHSLRHIS; via the coding sequence ATGGATATCGTCTTCCGTGGGGTGCGGGTGGCCGACGGTAGCGGAGCACCCTCGTTTCACGCCGACGTAGGTCTTTCCAACGGTCGCATTGCGGCCATCGATCGCGATCGGCCTCTCACCGGCCGCCGCATCATCGATGCTTCGGATTTGGTCTTGGCGCCTGGATTCATCGATATGCACTCGCATTCGGATCTTCAGGTGCTCGCCAAACCCGATCACCTCGCGAAGATCTCCCAGGGGGTCACGTGCGAGGTCATCGGCCAGGACGGCCTGTCCTATGCGCCGGTGAACGATGCGGTGCTCGAGACCTTGCGCGCGCAGCTCGCGGGGTGGAACGACGATCCTCCAGGTTTTTCCTGGGATTGGCGCAGCGTGGGCGAATATTTGGATCGCCTCGATCGGGGCATCGCGGTGAATGCGGTGTACCTCGTGCCGCAAGGCACGGTGCGCATGCTCTGCCTCGGGTGGGAAGACCGCCCGGCCACCGCCTCCGAGCTCGATGCGATGCGCACCATGATCGACGAGGGCATGGCCCAGGGGGCCGCCGGCCTCTCGTCCGGATTGACGTACACACCCGGCATGTACGCCGGCACCGACGAACTGGTCGCATTGTGTGAAGTCGTCGCGCGCCGGCGCGGCTTTTACAGCCCGCACCATCGCAGCTACGGCAAAGGCGCCGTCGAGGCTTATGCCGAAATGGTCGACGTGTCTCGCCGCTCCGGCTGTGCGCTGCACCTTGCACACGCGACCATGAATTTCCCAGTGAACGCCGGCCGCGCGGAGGAGCTATTGCACCTTTTGGATCGCGCGATGGCCGACGGCGTGGACATCACGTTGGATACGTATCCGTACCTCGCCGGGGCGACGTACCTCTCCGCGCTGCTTCCGAGTTGGGTCACCGAGGGCGGTCTCGATGCGGCGATTGCGCGCCTTTCGGATGCGGACACGCGCGAGAAAATCCGGCGCGAGCTGGAGGAAAGCGGATCGGACGGCTGCCACGGTGTTCCGGTGGACTGGCGGTCCATCGAAATAAACGGCGTGCGGCACGCGCGCAACGCGCACCTGGTTGGCCATAGCGTGGCGGAGGCGGCATCCCGTGCGCAGAAGCAGCCGGCGGAATTGTACTTCGACGTTCTGCGCGACGAGCGACTCGGGACATCGTGTTTGATGCACGTGGGTCACGAGGACAACGTGCAGGCCATCATGCGCCACCCAGCGCACACGGGCGGCAGCGACGGCCTTTTGGTCGGCAATCGTCCGCACCCGCGCGCCTGGGGAACATTTCCGCGCTACCTCGGCCACTACGTCCGCGAGCTCGGCGTGCTCGGATTGGAAGAGTGCATCGCGCACCTCACCGGCCGCGCGGCCCGTCGATTGGGATTCAGTGACCGCGGGTTGGTTCGCGAAGGCTACGCGGCCGATCTCGTCCTGTTTCACCCCGACCAGGTGGCCGACACATCGACCTACGATGATCCCCGCCAACGCGCGGCGGGGATCCCCTACGTCTTCGTCAATGGCGTGGCCGTGATCGACGATGGACGTCCCACCGGTGCATTGCCGGGCCATTCTCTCCGCCACATTTCGTAA
- a CDS encoding carboxypeptidase-like regulatory domain-containing protein produces MKWIALLALVAGCHAPRGTAPETGSVEGTIFVWDDEAHTSQHPLDDAVVALTQYTGPVPEPGPAKRIVFTDDGFSMRTVTMTYGQRLEIVNASDRVLGPSFDQAPMPALMVAPPRGNGDPLSLHPPHPGYFTLRDRMGNDGVRLDVYVLLHPLHAVSAGGGRYRIDGVPPGPMTVNARVAGLGEASATVQVASGTTRMDLHLEYRPKITRAPASTRVIP; encoded by the coding sequence ATGAAGTGGATTGCACTCCTTGCGCTGGTGGCGGGCTGCCACGCGCCTCGTGGGACGGCGCCGGAAACAGGAAGCGTCGAGGGCACGATCTTCGTCTGGGATGACGAAGCGCATACCTCGCAGCATCCGCTCGACGACGCCGTCGTGGCGCTTACCCAGTACACCGGCCCGGTGCCCGAGCCCGGGCCGGCGAAGCGCATCGTCTTCACCGACGATGGCTTCTCCATGCGAACGGTCACCATGACGTACGGCCAGCGGCTCGAGATCGTCAACGCGTCCGACCGTGTTCTCGGTCCCAGCTTCGACCAAGCCCCGATGCCTGCGTTGATGGTCGCGCCTCCACGTGGAAACGGCGATCCCCTATCGCTGCATCCGCCTCACCCCGGATATTTCACCCTGCGCGATCGCATGGGAAACGACGGCGTGCGCCTCGATGTATACGTCTTGCTCCATCCGCTTCACGCGGTGAGCGCAGGCGGCGGGCGTTACCGCATCGATGGCGTTCCCCCGGGGCCGATGACCGTGAACGCGCGCGTCGCAGGCCTCGGTGAAGCGTCCGCGACCGTTCAGGTCGCGTCGGGGACGACGCGCATGGATCTCCATCTGGAATACCGCCCCAAGATCACGCGCGCCCCTGCATCCACACGTGTCATCCCTTGA